A single region of the Paraburkholderia sp. SOS3 genome encodes:
- a CDS encoding alpha/beta hydrolase fold domain-containing protein has protein sequence MLQTDTVLPIEVFPLSQPDSEARPELHRAFKRAWSRVLTGISPRVVYDAFFAMTPPAPGVSLHPSTDAAVPGWVCVPEDRVEDQALLYLHGGAYTMGTAPAYRGLVSQIAARARRTAFILEYPLAPETALPAALDLASAAVERLSFFYRKVGLVGDSAGGGLTLATLAQTTKPSAAVVFSPWTDLSLSGPSIRDRAARDLLLEENALRAAATGYLRFAAADDPRASPLFGIPDRLPPLLIQVGSDEILYDDALRYARQARDRGHDVTLEEWSGMQHVFQQSVEELEAARHALDHAAAFLGKHMDNR, from the coding sequence ATGCTACAGACCGACACGGTTCTTCCGATCGAAGTTTTTCCGCTGTCGCAACCGGACAGCGAGGCCAGGCCCGAACTCCATCGCGCGTTCAAGCGAGCGTGGTCTCGTGTGCTGACCGGCATTTCGCCGCGCGTGGTCTACGATGCCTTCTTCGCGATGACGCCGCCGGCACCCGGCGTATCGCTGCATCCGTCCACCGACGCAGCCGTGCCCGGCTGGGTTTGCGTGCCCGAGGACCGCGTCGAGGATCAGGCCCTGCTGTATCTGCACGGCGGCGCGTACACGATGGGCACGGCGCCCGCGTATCGCGGGCTCGTCAGCCAGATCGCCGCCCGTGCGCGACGGACCGCCTTTATCCTCGAATATCCGCTGGCGCCCGAGACCGCCTTGCCCGCGGCCCTCGACCTCGCGAGCGCCGCCGTCGAGCGCCTGTCGTTCTTTTATCGCAAAGTCGGCCTGGTGGGCGACTCGGCCGGCGGCGGGCTCACGCTCGCTACGCTCGCGCAAACCACGAAGCCGTCAGCCGCGGTGGTGTTCTCTCCATGGACGGACCTCAGCCTGAGCGGTCCCAGCATCCGCGACCGCGCGGCCAGGGATCTGCTTCTCGAAGAAAACGCCCTGCGTGCAGCGGCAACCGGATATCTACGGTTCGCCGCCGCAGACGATCCGCGTGCTTCACCGTTGTTCGGCATTCCAGATCGCCTCCCGCCGCTGCTGATTCAGGTCGGTTCCGACGAAATTCTGTACGACGATGCCCTGCGCTACGCGAGACAAGCGCGCGACCGGGGCCATGACGTGACGCTCGAGGAATGGTCGGGCATGCAACATGTCTTTCAGCAAAGCGTCGAGGAACTCGAAGCGGCCCGGCACGCGCTCGATCACGCGGCCGCGTTTCTCGGCAAGCACATGGACAATCGTTGA
- a CDS encoding LysR family transcriptional regulator, which yields MSSLRNLTFEHLLVYIAVIETGSLTRAARRMSVCKSVVSKSIQRLELELGVSLIVRTTRRISVTEAGASFFEACREMARLADEAVSLVSPSAHALHGTLRVASSVEYSAAVLAPVLARLRSEHPDLCIEMMSGDRYIDLVVEGVDVAVRVGELTDSSHRALRIGEVSKWLVASPDFLLRNTLPVEIADAGKVPFVALSVLAHQSRCHLVRTAGRDSLEINFDACLVADTMYACRAAAANGAGLTLLSDFTVHADIDAGRLVRVYDDWSSPALPIHVLFPPGKHTPLKVRTFVDTLKAHIGAC from the coding sequence ATGTCCTCCTTGCGCAATCTGACTTTCGAACATCTGCTCGTCTACATTGCCGTGATCGAAACCGGTTCGCTCACGCGAGCGGCAAGGCGTATGTCCGTGTGCAAGTCGGTGGTCAGCAAAAGCATTCAACGACTCGAACTCGAGCTCGGCGTAAGTCTGATCGTCAGAACCACGCGGCGCATCAGTGTCACGGAAGCTGGTGCGTCGTTCTTCGAAGCCTGTCGCGAGATGGCGCGCCTCGCGGACGAAGCCGTGTCCCTCGTCAGTCCTTCGGCTCACGCACTGCACGGCACATTGCGCGTGGCGTCTTCTGTCGAATACAGCGCAGCCGTGCTCGCCCCGGTGCTTGCCCGCCTGCGCAGCGAGCATCCGGACCTGTGCATCGAAATGATGTCGGGCGACCGCTATATCGATCTCGTTGTCGAAGGGGTCGACGTGGCGGTCCGCGTAGGCGAATTGACCGACTCGAGCCATCGCGCGCTGCGTATCGGCGAGGTGTCGAAATGGCTCGTCGCAAGCCCCGATTTCCTGCTGCGCAACACGCTGCCGGTCGAGATTGCCGATGCGGGGAAGGTGCCGTTCGTGGCCCTGTCGGTGCTTGCGCATCAGTCGCGTTGCCACCTCGTTCGCACTGCCGGGCGGGATTCGCTCGAGATCAACTTCGACGCCTGCCTCGTCGCGGACACCATGTACGCATGCCGGGCGGCGGCTGCAAACGGCGCCGGCCTCACGCTGCTGTCCGATTTCACCGTGCATGCGGATATCGACGCAGGGCGGCTCGTGCGCGTCTACGACGACTGGTCGAGCCCCGCCCTGCCCATTCATGTGCTGTTTCCGCCCGGCAAGCACACACCGCTGAAAGTGCGGACCTTCGTGGATACGCTCAAAGCCCACATCGGCGCCTGTTGA
- a CDS encoding isochorismatase family protein codes for MAQSRTRMTRDNTAVLLIDHQVGLFTGVRDIGVGELKHNVVGLAKAARALDLPVIAVTTARDSMWGPTIPELRAVLGDDPILDRSTVNAWDEPRFVEKVKATGRDHLIIAGLSFEVCASLPAISARDEGFQPVVALDACGTFSSYKHEAGLARLVALGIEVSDYATTMVEIMGDNADPQAAAVYEALDMPFATLMGQVAHGYAR; via the coding sequence ATGGCTCAATCCCGTACCCGCATGACCCGCGACAATACTGCCGTTCTGCTGATCGACCATCAGGTCGGACTTTTCACGGGCGTGCGCGACATCGGCGTGGGCGAGCTCAAGCACAACGTCGTCGGCCTGGCCAAGGCCGCACGGGCGCTCGATCTACCCGTGATCGCGGTCACGACCGCACGCGACAGCATGTGGGGACCCACCATCCCGGAGCTGCGCGCGGTGCTCGGCGACGATCCGATTCTCGACCGCTCGACCGTCAATGCATGGGACGAGCCGCGTTTCGTCGAAAAGGTAAAGGCCACGGGCCGCGACCATCTGATCATCGCAGGCCTCAGTTTCGAGGTCTGCGCGTCGCTTCCTGCGATTTCGGCGCGCGACGAAGGCTTCCAGCCCGTGGTGGCGCTCGATGCCTGCGGCACCTTCAGCAGCTACAAGCACGAGGCCGGGTTGGCGCGCCTCGTCGCACTGGGCATCGAAGTGTCCGACTACGCGACGACCATGGTCGAGATCATGGGCGACAACGCCGATCCGCAGGCCGCCGCGGTCTACGAGGCGCTCGACATGCCGTTCGCCACGCTCATGGGCCAGGTCGCGCACGGATACGCAAGATAG